In Candidatus Zixiibacteriota bacterium, the DNA window CTGATAATCGAGATGGGGGGCTAACGTGGGAAGAGAGGAAAGCTACCTGAGATCAGGTCGCGACTCAGTTGACAAGATAGATGGGCTGATTGAGAGCTGTTATGACAAATTGCTCAAGAAGGTTAGTGAACAGGGTCTTACAATAGGAGAGTTCTTGAAAATGATAGACATGCGAATGAAAGTCGCCGCCAAAGAACCTGGTAATAAAGAATTCTGGGACATGCTGGACAAGATACGAAAAGCCGGATTGGGGGAAGACAAACCAAAAGCCTCTACCGGTCGCAAGCAACCTGCCAAGGCACGGAAGGAGAAGGCGGCGTGATAATACGACTGGGCGCAGTACTAATAGTCCTCGCTTTGATGGCAACGGTAGCACAGACAGGCGTTGACACGCTTAAAGGCACTTCCGACATAGAGGATTGTTACATCTACTCATATGCCGACTGTGATCCTGAGCGCCCTGGGGAAGATTGCCGCCGTTTCAACACCGGAGGATTGTACCGAATGCGGATTGGTGTATACCCTTCCGCAAGGGATCATCGTGCATTATTGAGTATTCCTGGATGGGAAGGGTCGATTCCGGATTCATCGAAGTTTCTGATTAACTGCGTGTATGAATTTGACGGTGTCGACCGTAAGATATTTCTCTACCCCTTGACCAAACAGATTTATGAAGGGACAGAAGTGACCTCGATGCTGGGTGACTACCCCAACCCGGACTCTGGTGCGACATGGTATCACGCCTGGCTGGATGTGGGCGATTCCGACTCACTTAACTGGACCACTACCGGTGGAGATTACAATGTCGGAGTGGCCTGTACCACAACAATCACCGGCACTGACCAGTACTTTTCGTTTGACCACTTTAACCGGGTCCTCAATTACTGGGATACATCCAGCCAAGATTACGGCTTCATCTTGATTAACGAGAATGCGTTTCCCGCAAACTCTGCACAGAAACAAATCCTAACCACCGAATCATCGACCGGGCTCTCGCCTATGGTTTTGCTCTTTACGACCGACTTTTTCGAAGTCGTTGGCGCTCGGCGACGGATGATCGGTCAGATATTGAGTGACGGATAGTAGGAGAGATATGGAGATCAAGTATGAACATAAATGATAATTGGAGACGTGCTATGAAACTTATCACCGGTCTGGCTGTTTTGATGCTGCTTACCTCACCTGCCTGGCCGTCGGTGGTGAACAACTCTACCAGTTCACCTACTGCAGAAGACTCTCTAGTTGTACTGTTTTTCTCGCTCGACAGTCTTGGCAATCCAACGACTGCAGACTCGGCTTTTGTTCTTGTGATGGCACCCAATGGGGGAGTTGCTTTTCGCGATTCAATGGCTATTGGCGACAGCAGGATTACTTCGCAGACAGTTGGCGCCAAGCAGTACTATACTTTTGCAGAACAGGTGTCAAACATCGACGGTCCGGGTGCACCTGGCGTATACAACCTGGCATTAACAGTAAAAAATAACAGCTTGGGACTACTCACGCCTACAAGGATGATATTTCAAATTATCAGCACCGAGTTTTCTGACCAGATAGCTCTGTTGACGGATTCGGTGATGGTAAAGGGGGGGATAATCGATACCAACAAGACCGAGCGCGGAGACTTGGCGGATTCGACTTCTATCGCTCGGTGGGTTTGGAACACACCACAATCGGGTCACACTACGAGCGGGTCCTTCGGGAAGTACCTTGACACCGAGGTGTCGGGAATTAGTGGCGGTACCGGAGCATACTCCTTTACACTCGTAACCTGGGACACAGCTGCCGACCAGGCTGTATCGGGAGTTTCCATGCAGGTTCGAGGTGTCAACCAGAGCAGTCTGGTGGCTACAGGATCAACCAACAGCAATGGCGAAGTCGCCTTCAATCTTGATGCTGATAGCTTTGTGGTGGTGGCGTCATCGCCCGGTTACATGTTCGATGCCTATGATACCCTTGCTGTCATTGGAACCGGTACTGATACGGTCATGGGTTACCAATTTGATGTCGGAACGCCGACTAACCCGGGCTTGTGCCGGGTCTATGACTGGGTATACAATTTGGCCGGTGAGCCGGAAACAGGCGTGTCCGTCACAGCTTCGTTGCCTGACGGCGTAGTCAAATGTGACGGATATGTGATCTCTCCGTTTGCCGTGAGCACCACAACGGATACTTTCGGGCTGTTCATACTCGACCTATTACCTTCGGAAATACTCGATCCGTCCGACACCCGGTACGAGATTACTATCATGCGCTCCGATGGAACAGTACTGCGACAGCGAGTGACCGTTCCCGACTCAACCTATTGGAAGTTAACATGGTAGACTAGAGTATTTGTTTTCCAATTTAGAGTCAAAACGAACGGGCGGCACCTTGTGGTGCCGCCCTCGATATTTGGCGGTAGTCGTTGCTAAGAACGGTCCCTGTGGAACATCAATAGTTGGGTGGACTGGCCGTACCAAACAGGAAGTTCATATAGTAGACGACATCGGTTATATTGATTGTACCGTCACCGTTGGCATCGGCACGAGCTCCACCTCCGATCGGTGGTTCTCCATTGCTGGCAACAAAATCCATGAGGTAATCCAGGTCCAGAATATTGGCTACGCCATCCCCGTCGTAGTCGCCATAGGCATAGCTCGAACCGCAATCATAGTGGAGGAGCACTGAAGAACTGGCCCGGTGGCCAGTGGAGTTACCGGCTATAGCTGTGACATGGTACCAATCTCCCTCGATTATGCCGGTCGGAGTCCACGTAATAGACCATCCGTCGGATCCGTCTAAGTCCCCTGCAAAGGAAGTGAGATTCACAGTCCAGTCCGTGGGGATAACTGATATCATAATGTCAATCTGATGCCAGGAGCCATCAAGGTAAAGACTACTCCAGGCACCAATTTGCCGTATGGGAACTTCATCCATCGTCCCGGTGACAGGGTTTGAGATGCGTACCAAGTGGGTGCCGTCTGGCTGTTCCCAACCGGAGAATCCGTCAACTGTGACCCATTGTCCGGGAGTTCCCCCCAGACCGAGAAGGACACCGCGTTGTTCGCCCTCCGCCCATTGACGTATCGTGTAGTAGTCAGGACTACGCTGGAAATCAGAATTTACTGGAACTCCCTTATCCTCGAAGAAGTCGCGCATTCCGCTAACGAGATGTCCATCCCAGGTGCCCATATCAGCCGCTGTCTGGGTGTAGTTGTTGGCCAGTTGGTTTGCTAATGAGTCCAGGGTGAGTATGTGGCCTCCTTCATTCATCAAATCTTCGTAACCTCGGTCAAACCACAATTGAATAATTGTCGCAGCGGCTAACGGTCCATTGTAGTGTGATCCGTGAGGGGACGGTCCAACGATAGCAAGACTGGCTGAATATGTATTGTCCGCCGGATGGCGAAGGCCATACATGTAGAGCGCGTCCGGATCAGGGCACGAAGCCAGGAGATTCAGGGCGGTGCAGAAGGATTCGCCATTGCTTGGAGAAACAATGGTGGGAAGGGGTGGTTTTGGCTTTAGGTAAACCGAAACTGTCTCGGAGAAACCTTGCCCCAGAGTATCGTAGACAGTGGCTCGGAGTAGAGTATTACCTTCCGATAATCCCTCGAAATTCCATTGGATGCTGAAATCATCACCGATACCCGCCTGATTTGTACCGTCGCGGAACGATGACGTACCGTCAACATCCTGTCCGATCATGATCCAGGTTGTTCCCGATCGGTACTCGAACTCGGTATGGCTGACTATCGTTGATCTCGTTGTCTCGTGTGCCCAAAGAGAGGCCGAACCGAGGAGAGTATCGCCTTCTTGCGGAAACATAAAACTCAGTTGGGGAGTCGGTCCTCCGTCCGACGGGATGCCCGCCGCATAGAGTACCAGTCGTCCCGAGAAATTGTAGAACGAATTATCAACCAGGTCGACCCACCCTAATGTGTCGTCCCAGATATTGTACGAAACACAGGTAGTCGGGAAGGTGTCAATAACGACTGCTGCGCTGTCAGCTACCTCAAAAACAGAACCAAGGAAAAAGCCGGCGAAGAACGGCCCATTAACTGTGACCGGCGTATCAAGAGGTATCCAAATATCATACAGATCCCGGCCAGGTACATCCAGCACCCACTCACTGGATACGCTCAACAGTTCACCTGGATACGGACATCCGGGGACACTGAGGTCGACTGCTTCCACATCAACAGACACACTCAGAGTGGTAGCCCTGCCAAAAAACATGGGCATATTGATCGCGATTATCGTGAACGGATATGGCGAAGGGCAGGAGGCCTCCGGATCGAGGTAGCTCTTGTAGAGTTCGTTGCCGGTGACCCAGCCATCAATTTTGTAAAAGATCCCCTGGTCGTGGCGTACGATACAGGTGTCAGCGGTGATCAGTGAGGGCGCGACACGAAGTTCGGTTTTGTCCAAATCATCAATTCGAACCAAACGGGCCTGTTTCTTAGTTTCCGCACATAGCGGGCCGGCGACGAATATGAAAACCAGTAGACTAATGACGACCAGTCGAAGCGACATCCGATTTCTCCTTGTAAAGCACAATATTCGGGCTTTTCTTTGATTATCGAGCGTTTGGCCGGTATACTTGATCGAAAATCGACCATATTGCTTGAGAACTATTGCTTGGGATTGGCAGTTGAATTTCATTATGAACGACAATAGCGGACATCGGAAGATTGTCAGGAAGCCGGAATGGTTGCGAGTACCGGTTATTGGTGGCACCAAGTTCGAACATGTTGATCATCTGGTGAAGGGGCTGGGATTGAACACAGTTTGTCGCGAGGCGAATTGTCCCAATCGAGGGGAGTGCTTCAATCGCGGAACAGCGACCTTTCTTATTCTTGGATCAAAGTGCACGAGGAACTGTCGTTTCTGCGATATCGAGATAGGTCGTCCTGCGCCTCCTGATGCCGGTGAGCCAGCCCGAACGGCTGAGGCGGCCCGACTACTGGATTTGAAATACGTGGTGGTTACTTCTGTTACCCGCGATGATCTTGCAGATGGAGGAGCCAATCATTTTGCAGCCACCGTAGCTGAGATTCGAAAAGTCCTCCCAGAAGCAGGCATAGAACTCCTGACTCCCGATTTCAAGGGATCATCAGAAGCAGCCAGAGTTATCATTCGAAGCTGCCCGGATGTTTTCAATCATAATGTCGAAACTGTTCCAAGACTGTATTCTAAGGTCAGACCGGCGGCAAAGTATGATTGCTCTCTAACCCTGTTGCGACAAGTTCACAACGAGTCAGATATCAGAACCAAGTCGGGGCTCATGTTAGGTCTGGGCGAGAGACGTGAGGAACTGGTTACCGTATTTGCCGATCTGGCCGAAGTAGGTGTTTCTATTCTTACTATGGGGCAGTACTTGAGTCCCTCCTCTAATCATCTCCCGGTGGAGAGGTATGTTCTCCCTGATGAGTTTTCCGATTTGAAACGGCTGGCCCTCGAAGCAGGTATATCGCAAGTAGCCTCCGGCCCTTTGGTTCGATCTTCCTACCGGGCTGATGAACTCCTTCCTTGATATCTGAGTATCGTTCCAGTCCAATCTTTGTACATTACGTCCTTGGGCTATGGGCATGTCGTCAGGTTATCCGATAACTGAAGTGAGTCGTCGATTGTAGGAGCGAAGAAGAAAAGACCGAGGAACAGATGGATTTTGATTCAACCCCGACAATCCTCGTTGTTGATGACGAGGAATACATTTGTAGTGTGATTGAAGAGGCACTTGGGCCAGACAAGTACTCGCTTGCGATTTTCCAGGACCCGGCCGAGGCGCTGAAGTATCTTCAATCCCATCCGGTTGATCTTGTCCTGAGTGATCTGCTGTTGGGTGAGCATTCCGGAGTTGATATTCTGGAAACTGCCCAGGCTACCCAGGATGATGCGGTCGTGATTCTGATGACGGCTCATCCGACAGTGCAGACGGCGGTCACGGTTCTGAAGAAGGGTGCCTATGATTTCCTCGTCAAGCCGTTCAAGCTGGAGATGCTCCGCTCGACGATACGACGTGCCCTGTCACACCAGCATGTCTTACGAGATAACCTCAGGTTACGTGGCCAGGTCGAATTCCTGAAGGTAGCCAATGCACACGCCTCCGGAATTGAGATTGACCGGCTGTTACAGATGGTGGTTGATTCGGCTAAAGAGGAACTGGGTGCCGTTGCAACAGGCCTGTTCGAGATTGAACCGAAATCAGAAACTCCAATTCGGCAGGTTTTCGCCGTAGATGATCCCGCCTTTGAAGATCAAGTTCTTAGTGTTCAAGCTTTGAAGAAGTTCGCCGGGACCTGGCGTCCGAGGCCGGTCATTGAGGGTAAGCGGATTAAGCAGCGTGGCCAGTCGTTGGTAAGACTGACAATTTATCAACCCATTTTCATTCGTAGAACTTTGCACGGCGTCATTAGCCTTGTGATAGAATCCCATTTTGGTCAGGTTACGCCCGGGCAGTTGGACATCCTCTCGATCCTGACCAATACGGCGGCATCAGCCATAGCCAATCACAAATTGTATGGAGACCTTCAACAATCCTATTTGGAAGCTATCCGTGGTTTGGCCAACGCCATTGAGGCACGTGATAATTATACGGCTGGTCATACTGATCGCGTCTGTGTTCTGGCTGAGGAAGTAGCGCGCGAAATGGGCTGGAGCGAGAATCAAATTCATGACTTGATCATGGGCTGCACCCTGCACGATATTGGGAAGATTGGTGTTCCGGACAGCATCCTCAACAAAGCGAGTGCCCTTACCCAGGATGAAACAAAGAAAATGCGTAAACATCCCGAACTCGGGTTGAGAATAATTCGCGGCATAAGCAGATTCAAACCAGCAGTACCTTATATCGGTGCTCACCATGAACGTTGGGATGGTCACGGTTATCCAAAACATCTCAAGGGAGAAGACATCCCTTTGGAAGGACGCTTGTTGGCTGTGGTTGATACCTTTGATGCCATTTTGTCAGATCGACCATATCGATTGGGAACCGACTCGAAATCAGCCGTTGAGGAGTTGATCAAATATAGTGGAGTGCAGTTTGATCCTGAGATTGTAGATCTGTTCCTGACTGTGGTAAGCAAAGGGAAGATCGACTTCAAGGAGCTGTATGGCACCGATGAGGACGCTGATTGTACGGATGAGATTACTGTTAGCGAAACGGTATCGGTGTAAAAGAAATCACCAGAATCACAATTGATGCAATGCCGGCCAGCAATGCCGCCCGTGACAGCGGTTGCTGATCATCGAGCGTCGGTGGATGTTTCACCCGAAAGACCAGACCAAACACGGCAAACACCCACCACATAGGCGACTGAAAGCCCAACACGAAAAGACTTCCCATAGCAAGCATGCCAAGCCAGTGCTGATGTCGACGGGTAAGACCGTACAAGATGTGTCCACCGTCAAGCTGTCCTATTGGCAAGAGGTTGATCGCCGTAACCAGTAGACCCACCCAGCCGGCGAATGCGGCCTCGGAAAGCAAGTACATCTGTCCTTCCGGGGCGTTTCCGATAAGGGCCTGGGTGACTACGCGCATAAGGATTGATTCTCCTTCGAGGGCGAAAGGCAGGTCCTTGATTCCGAAAGTACCAAGTGGCTGGAAAGATGATTCCGCCAGTCCATAGATTAGCCAGAACACCGCCACTACCCATCCCGCCAACGGACCGGCCGCGCCGACTTCGATAAGATCACGGCGATTGTGAAATGGCGACCTTGATTTGATGATGGCTCCAAAGGTCCCAATGATGTTTGGAGCCGGAATGAAATATGGCCACGAAGTTATGATATGCCGCCTGCGACCGGCAATAAAATGACCCATCTCGTGCACCAGCAGGATTGACATCAGCGCCAGGGCAAACTCAACCCCAACGCCTTTGCTCAAGTCCTGGCCGGTGCCATCGACGGCCAGGGGAAAAGCCTTGAGAAGAAGACTTCCTTCATCAATTGCAACTGTCCCGCCATTTTGGAGTTGCATGGCAATGTAGTATGCGGCGGCGTTGAGATTGCGCAGGAAAACCGGAACTACGTATATGGAAAAAAGAGTGGCAACAAACAGTATGATGTTGAGCGGAGGGATACGTAGTCGCGGTTTCGGGTCAATGCGTAGCAGCGTACCGGCCTCGGTGGTCTCAAGGGTAAACCGATAGCCCGCTGTCTTGAGTCGCGAAGAGATGGCTTTGTGCGCTTTTGATCTATTCAGAGATCGATGGGTCAGGCCAAAGACCAGCTCATTCCCACGATAATACGCGGCGTTAATCTCAAACAGGTCACGCAATAGCAGGGTGATCTGGTCGGTGCTGTCGTTATCGGTGGACATAATATGCAATTAAGGCACACGATGTATGCCGGTTCCACAAAAAAAGAAGCGAGACCCCGAAGGTCTCGCTTCATATATCAGGCGTAATGCCGTTCTAAAATCAAATTAGAAAGCAAAAGCACCAACCGGGCAGTCACCACCGTTGAAGTAGAAGTCAATCAAGAAGTAGACATCATCAATATTGATGAGGCCACCCGGATCGCCATCTACATCTGAGAGGTGCTGGAACGGAATCGCTCCAGGAGTACCATCAGCAACGGTAATAGCCAGGTAAATGATGTCAGCCAGGTTAACCATGCCGTCATTGTTGACGTCACCACGGCCGAAACCGGCCCACTGGTTGACCAAATTAGCCATAGGTACCAATTCCGCAGAACTGGAAGCGTCAGCCAGACCAAACAGTTGGAAGTGAACCACACCGATTTCGTATGTTTCATCTCCTACGAAGTCATGCTGAGCCAGGGTCACGAAGGCTTCTTCGTCACCAGCACCCATGTCACCATCACTAAAGATACCAGGACCTGCGGTTACGTAACCCCAGGCGGCATCCCAGAACTGAGCCCAGTCCCAGAAACCTTGACCCGGGTTCACGCCAGAAGTACCCCAGACGTTAATCGAGGGTTCATAGCCGCAACCAAACGGAATCTTCACCTGACCAAAAGCCATATCCATTGTTGATTCATTGAAGAACCAGGATGTAGATATGTCACGGTCGATAAAGATGGTATCGTTACCGGCATCACAGTCGAAGTATTCGCCCATGTACCAGTTAGGTAGGTCAAGACCGTTACGTTCGGTGATTTCCATGATCTCAAGGGTAAGGTTAGCCAGCTCGGGAACGTCAATGGCGCCGACTACGCGACTGTTACAGTACAGTCCCATAGAGAGAGCGGCATCGAACGGAGCACCGAAGTTGCCCCAGTCCCAGCCATAGCCAAGGTCGAAGTTCTGGACCGAGTCGACCCAGCTCTTACAGACCATGTTACCCAGGATAGGATCATAGGTCCCACCATCGTCGTTGGTCATGTGACCCAGAGTGACGCCAGTTTGTAGTGCTGGCTTGCACTCACCGTCACACCAGTTCGGATCTGGCTGCATCGAGACAAAGGCATCGACTTCACCACCACCTTGGGTCCAATCTTGACTATTGGTAGCCATGCGATGGCCGAGGGTGTCGCCGTCGTCCGCCCACCAGCCGTAAGAGCCCTGGTAGTACGTGGCGCCGTCGCCGTCAATCAGGAAGCAGTTGAAGCCGGAGGCACCGTCACCCCAGTCACCTGTTCCCAGGCGGCCAGTGTTGGTAACGTGCTGCGCATTGGCTTCACCAATACCGAAATGCAGTGTCGTGGTGTCAATCAGACAGCCACCGACGAGTGTCACATACATTTCCGGACAAGCTAAAGTATCATCCAGAAAATAGTCCGGATCATTGGTGCAGAGCTGCACATAGAACGACTGCGGGCCACGGTTAATGTTGGCCTGTATAACGTCCACTACGAGATCAGCACTGTCACCGGCAGCCAAAACAGTCCCGTTTGTCGGGTAGTTTATGCCGTTGATGAAGTCCGGCATGCCAGCCGCAGAAGTGTTGGTCATCCGCTCATTAGAGAAGTCACGGATAGTCTCGATCGAGCCTTCATCTATAGTGAGGTACTTAGACAAGAAAGCACTGCGGGAAATATCATTGGCGATATTGGCCGCACGATCCATGAAATCAACCTTAGTATTCGAAGCAGCAAAATTGAAGATAACCGTTCCAAACGGATCGGTATCAGCAATTACGCTGTTGAAAATAAGGTCAGCACATCCGGTATTCG includes these proteins:
- a CDS encoding dockerin type I repeat-containing protein — translated: MSLRLVVISLLVFIFVAGPLCAETKKQARLVRIDDLDKTELRVAPSLITADTCIVRHDQGIFYKIDGWVTGNELYKSYLDPEASCPSPYPFTIIAINMPMFFGRATTLSVSVDVEAVDLSVPGCPYPGELLSVSSEWVLDVPGRDLYDIWIPLDTPVTVNGPFFAGFFLGSVFEVADSAAVVIDTFPTTCVSYNIWDDTLGWVDLVDNSFYNFSGRLVLYAAGIPSDGGPTPQLSFMFPQEGDTLLGSASLWAHETTRSTIVSHTEFEYRSGTTWIMIGQDVDGTSSFRDGTNQAGIGDDFSIQWNFEGLSEGNTLLRATVYDTLGQGFSETVSVYLKPKPPLPTIVSPSNGESFCTALNLLASCPDPDALYMYGLRHPADNTYSASLAIVGPSPHGSHYNGPLAAATIIQLWFDRGYEDLMNEGGHILTLDSLANQLANNYTQTAADMGTWDGHLVSGMRDFFEDKGVPVNSDFQRSPDYYTIRQWAEGEQRGVLLGLGGTPGQWVTVDGFSGWEQPDGTHLVRISNPVTGTMDEVPIRQIGAWSSLYLDGSWHQIDIMISVIPTDWTVNLTSFAGDLDGSDGWSITWTPTGIIEGDWYHVTAIAGNSTGHRASSSVLLHYDCGSSYAYGDYDGDGVANILDLDYLMDFVASNGEPPIGGGARADANGDGTINITDVVYYMNFLFGTASPPNY
- the lipA gene encoding lipoyl synthase → MNDNSGHRKIVRKPEWLRVPVIGGTKFEHVDHLVKGLGLNTVCREANCPNRGECFNRGTATFLILGSKCTRNCRFCDIEIGRPAPPDAGEPARTAEAARLLDLKYVVVTSVTRDDLADGGANHFAATVAEIRKVLPEAGIELLTPDFKGSSEAARVIIRSCPDVFNHNVETVPRLYSKVRPAAKYDCSLTLLRQVHNESDIRTKSGLMLGLGERREELVTVFADLAEVGVSILTMGQYLSPSSNHLPVERYVLPDEFSDLKRLALEAGISQVASGPLVRSSYRADELLP
- a CDS encoding response regulator, with translation MDFDSTPTILVVDDEEYICSVIEEALGPDKYSLAIFQDPAEALKYLQSHPVDLVLSDLLLGEHSGVDILETAQATQDDAVVILMTAHPTVQTAVTVLKKGAYDFLVKPFKLEMLRSTIRRALSHQHVLRDNLRLRGQVEFLKVANAHASGIEIDRLLQMVVDSAKEELGAVATGLFEIEPKSETPIRQVFAVDDPAFEDQVLSVQALKKFAGTWRPRPVIEGKRIKQRGQSLVRLTIYQPIFIRRTLHGVISLVIESHFGQVTPGQLDILSILTNTAASAIANHKLYGDLQQSYLEAIRGLANAIEARDNYTAGHTDRVCVLAEEVAREMGWSENQIHDLIMGCTLHDIGKIGVPDSILNKASALTQDETKKMRKHPELGLRIIRGISRFKPAVPYIGAHHERWDGHGYPKHLKGEDIPLEGRLLAVVDTFDAILSDRPYRLGTDSKSAVEELIKYSGVQFDPEIVDLFLTVVSKGKIDFKELYGTDEDADCTDEITVSETVSV
- a CDS encoding site-2 protease family protein, with translation MSTDNDSTDQITLLLRDLFEINAAYYRGNELVFGLTHRSLNRSKAHKAISSRLKTAGYRFTLETTEAGTLLRIDPKPRLRIPPLNIILFVATLFSIYVVPVFLRNLNAAAYYIAMQLQNGGTVAIDEGSLLLKAFPLAVDGTGQDLSKGVGVEFALALMSILLVHEMGHFIAGRRRHIITSWPYFIPAPNIIGTFGAIIKSRSPFHNRRDLIEVGAAGPLAGWVVAVFWLIYGLAESSFQPLGTFGIKDLPFALEGESILMRVVTQALIGNAPEGQMYLLSEAAFAGWVGLLVTAINLLPIGQLDGGHILYGLTRRHQHWLGMLAMGSLFVLGFQSPMWWVFAVFGLVFRVKHPPTLDDQQPLSRAALLAGIASIVILVISFTPIPFR